The DNA sequence GCTGGTTGCCTGGGTGTTGTTCCTTCGGCGAGACGCAAATTAGAGTCGCTTCTCCGGTATTGTAAAAAAGGGCTAATAATTGTATAATTATGCAGTTCTATTGGGGATTTCCCAGTAGCTCTTTCACATTTTGGCTGAATTTTTTAGTTATTTGTAGCAGCTTTGCATGTGGCAGAGACCAAGCAAGTGCATACCCGACCTCACGACCACACCTTAGGAGGTGTACCCGTGAAGCGATTCCTGAGCGTCAGCGTCCTGCTGGCGATCATGGCGGTGCTGGGCTTGCCCGGCGTTGCCAACGCCCAAGAGGGTTCCGAGTTCTGTCGAAGCATCTTCAACAACGTCGACGACACCGACGAGGGCAACATGGCCAGCGCCATGAACGACCTCGCCGGCCTCGGCGCCGAAGTCCACGTCGTCCTCATCGATGACATGGGCGTCGACGACGAAGGTCACAACATCAGCGACGCCCAGGCCTTCCAGACCGAGGTTTTGAAGCCCAACTGTCCCGAGCTCTTCCGTCCCGACGGAGAGGTCAAGGACGACCTGTTGCTGCTGTTGGCCGCCGATACCGTGGACGGCACGTCCGACCTCTACTACGGCATGATCTTCGGCCAGGACTGGATGTCGTACTTCGACGCCGATCGTCAGGCGCAGGTCAGCGAAGACCTGTACTTCGACCGTCACTACGTCGATGGCACGATCGCCTTCCTGGAGGACATCTACCAGCGCGACACCGGCGGTAGCCCCGAGCTGCCCAGTACTGGTGGCGGAGGCGCGACCCCGTCCAGCGACGACAACGATTCCTCGAGCGGCACCGCCGTCTTCGTGGTGTTCGGCGTCATCGTGGGAATCGTCCTGCTGGGCGGACTCATCTGGTTCGTCGTGATCAAGCTGGGTGCTTCCAAGCGTCGCAAGAACAGCCAGGCCAACCAGGCCAAGCGCTTTGGTGACGTGGAGAATGCCTACGTGGCTCTCGACAGCGGTCAGAAGGCGCTCCTCACGGATGTGGACTTCTGGATGCTCCAGCTGACCGCGTCCGACGAGGCCAAGCTGTCCGCGTTGCGGAAGCAGCTGGTTGGCGCCATGAACAGCATCTCCCAGACGCTTGCGCCCGATGGCCAGCTGGAGACAGACGTCAACCTCGAAGGCACGGACGAGTTCCGCACCGATGTCGAGGAGCGTCTGGTCGTGTTGGAGGCTCACGTCGCCGTGGCCAAGCAGACCAGCGATGAGTTGGCTGCCGAGTGTCGCAAGCTGGAAGAGCAGCGTGACAACTTCGACTCCAACAGGGCGAAGGCCGCTGGCCTGCTGCAGGATCTGCCCACCCAGGTGCAGGCCCAGCAGACGGCCGGCTTCAAGGTGGACACCTACAGCTCCCAGGTTTCGGGCTTTCAGAAGGCACTTACTGATGCCGACGAGGCCTACGCCAAGAGCGAGTTCGTGACCGCCCACAACCGTGCCCAGTCCGTCATCGACGGCTGTCAGCAAGCGGCGACCGAGCTGGCCGAACTGCCCAAGCGGGCAGCCAGGATCCGCGAGGAAGCCGCCACACAGACCAAGCTGGTCGGCGACACTCGAGCTGCGGCGAACAAGGCAGGGACAATCCTGCAGACGCTTCGCAGCGGTTTTGCCAGGACCAATTGGCAGGACATCGAGACCTGTGTCACCGATGCCTCAGCAGCCCTCCAGGCCGCCGAGGCGCACATCACCGCAGCCGGCACCGCAGCGCAGGATCAGGAGTTCGGCACCGCCGAGCAGCACCTGACCAACGCTGGTGAGCAGTTGCGGACGGCACAGGAGGCCACTGCGCGCGTCCAAGCTCGTCAGACGGAACTGGAGCGCTTGCGCACCAGCCTGCCGGCTGACGTGTCGGCACTCGTCACCAAGGCGACCAACCTGGTCAGCGCCATCGCTGGCTACGGCAACGACGTCCAATCGCCGACCCGCGGCCAGGCCACCGCCTGTGTCACCAAGGCCGGAGACATCCAGACCGCCCTGCGTGCAAGCCAGCCGGAACTCCTGGCCATCTCGCTTCAGGTGGGCTTGGTCGACAAGGAACTGGACGATGTGGCTCAGGCCGCAAAAGACCAGGCCGTCGAGGCCCGTACCCCCACCCCTACCTACACCACCGACTACGGCGGTAGTAGCTACAACGATGGCTACGGCGACTCCGGTCGTTCGCGTCGTCGCGGTGGTGGCTTCCTGCCGCGCATCCCGGGTGGGTTCGGTAGCACACCGTCGCGCTCGTCCTCACGGTCCAGCACGCCTTCGCGTTCCAGCAGCTCCTCCCGGAGTTCCTCGTCGCGTCGTTCAGGCGGAAGTGCCGGTGGTACCCGTGCAAGCCGTTCGAGCAGCAGTCGTCGTTCGGGTGGCAGTGCCGGCGGCACGCGACGGAAGCGGTAGCTTCAACATCTAGAAATTCAGCCAACGCGGCACCCGGCAATTACTATGCAACCAGCATAGTTTATTGACCGGGTGTCGCATTGGATCCAGGAATAGCAAAAAATCCTGCTGATGAGTCGTAAACGACGAAATCCAAGCGTAAGTTTGATACAATAGTTAGCATGTTAACTATCAATGATGATGAATTCGAGAAACTCATAGGCGAGGCCATGGACACCCTCCCAGAAAAATATGTCAAAGGGCTCAATAACGTCCTGGTAACCTACGAGGACGAACCTAGCCCAGAACAACGCGCCCAGCTAAAACTGCACTGCAACCAAACCCTTTTTGGCCTGTACCAGGGTATCCCGCGTACCCAGCGAAACAGTGCCTATAACCTGGTTGTCCCTGACAAAATAACTGTTTTTAAGCACCCCATTTTATATTCGGTAAGCACACTGGACGAACTCAAGGAACAGATCCGCCACACTTTGTGGCACGAGATAGCTCACCATTATGGCCTAGACCACGACCGTATCCACGCTCTCGAGTAAGAATGGCAAGTTGTAAATTTTATTGTATAATAAAAACTAGTTTCACTGTTTCTATACAAAGTGACACTGCGAACCTTAGTCCGCACCACACGCCCGCATTCCCGCCTCCAGGCAAGGAGTACTTGTGACCGCACGGAGTATAACCAACTACTATCAGCTGCTGTGCGTTGCGCCAACCGCTTCTGCCCAACAGATCCAGGGCGCTTACGATGTGCTGCTGCAGTTGAACAGCCTCAGTAGCCTGCTGGGTGGTACCACTCGGGAGGAGTTCGACCGTGTTACTCACGCTTACAACGTGCTGAGTGATCCACGGCAACGCCAGAGGTATGACCGCCTGAGTGGAGGCCTGCGTCTCGCACCACCAGGAGCACTGAGCCAGCACGTACGACAGAACTGCGCACTTGA is a window from the Verrucomicrobiia bacterium genome containing:
- a CDS encoding metallopeptidase family protein; its protein translation is MLTINDDEFEKLIGEAMDTLPEKYVKGLNNVLVTYEDEPSPEQRAQLKLHCNQTLFGLYQGIPRTQRNSAYNLVVPDKITVFKHPILYSVSTLDELKEQIRHTLWHEIAHHYGLDHDRIHALE
- a CDS encoding DnaJ domain-containing protein translates to MTARSITNYYQLLCVAPTASAQQIQGAYDVLLQLNSLSSLLGGTTREEFDRVTHAYNVLSDPRQRQRYDRLSGGLRLAPPGALSQHVRQNCALERKRAVAQGWLLGALGIAVMVIIGAGMALIQIGTP